ATCAGGTACTTCGTGGGGCTGTCGAAGCGCAGGCATTCCATGACCGCGTTCTTGATCTTCGAGCGGTCGTCGCGGAGCGCCTCCATCTCGTCGGGGTGGGAGAGCAGGGTCTTGACCGCCAGGGAGGTGGAGAGCCGGGTCGTGTCGGTTCCGGCGGCCACGAGGATCACGAGCACCCGGACGAGGACGTCCGGGTGGACGTCGCCGCGCTCGTCCGCGATCTCGATCACCTGCGAGACCATGTCGGTCTGGGGGTTCGCGCGGCGATCCTCGACGGCACGTTGGAGGACCTCGAACATGGTCTTCGCGGCGACCTCCGCCTTGTCGCGGTCGGTGTCGCCGGCGACGGGGTTGATCCCGCGGAAGTAGTCCGGTGCGGAGCTGAGGAAGAGGTCGGCGTCGCGAGTGGCGTCGTCGATGCCCAGCAGGCGTGAGATGACCCGGAGCGGAACCTCCTGCACGGTCTTCACGATGTCGAGCGAGCGCTCGGTGCGCAGCGGGGCGCAGATCTGCTCGACCACTTCATGGACCGTCTCGTCCATCTTGCGGATCATGCCCGGACGGAAGTCGGGGGCGAGGAGCTCGCGCAGGATGCTCGGGTTCGTCCCGGCGCCGTCGTCTCCGATCATCTGCAGCGCGGCAGACTCGAGGGTCGGCCAGCGCTCCATGCGCTGGGCGAGCGCGTCGGGATCGCCGAAGCCGGCATCCATCGGGTTGCGCGACACGCTCGGGTGGTCGCAGAGCCCGCGCACGGCTTCGTAGCCGTGTACGAGGATCGCCTGCATCTCCGGCACTTCGATGAAGTCGTCGCCGCCGTGGGCGCGTTCGAAGGTCGGGTGCGGGTTCGCCGTGTACTCGAGGGAGAAAGGATGGTGACTCGGAAGGCTCATGTTCGACTCGTCGCGCGAAGTCGGGGCGCCTTCGCTTCGCACGTTCCGGGGGGATGCGTCGGGTGGTCCTGACGCGCCCCGACAGTAGCAATCGCACGTCGCGTGCGAGCGGCGGCACGGCGCGCGCGTGTTGCACGCGACGTCGCGGACGCTAGCCGTGCGGCCTTCAGCGACCCGGCGCGAGCGCCTTGATGATCGGCCGGAAGATCTTCGACTGGGCGAAGGGGTCGAGCCATCGATAGAGGCGACCCGAGATCGCGATCGGCTTGCCGCGTTCGACGGCTTCGATCCCGTCGCGAACGACGGTCTCGGCGTCGTACCACAT
The sequence above is drawn from the bacterium genome and encodes:
- a CDS encoding cytochrome P450, producing MSLPSHHPFSLEYTANPHPTFERAHGGDDFIEVPEMQAILVHGYEAVRGLCDHPSVSRNPMDAGFGDPDALAQRMERWPTLESAALQMIGDDGAGTNPSILRELLAPDFRPGMIRKMDETVHEVVEQICAPLRTERSLDIVKTVQEVPLRVISRLLGIDDATRDADLFLSSAPDYFRGINPVAGDTDRDKAEVAAKTMFEVLQRAVEDRRANPQTDMVSQVIEIADERGDVHPDVLVRVLVILVAAGTDTTRLSTSLAVKTLLSHPDEMEALRDDRSKIKNAVMECLRFDSPTKYLMRASMEDFEFEGRSIPRGRLLLLSLMGAGWDPNVYPEPERFDVDRDLRGSLNFGFGSGYCLGVHLARLQVGTLLNFILDHLPSNARVIEEGITWDPGNLSLRELTALPVEIP